In Streptomyces sp. NBC_00569, a single genomic region encodes these proteins:
- a CDS encoding GTP-binding protein gives MIFGRSERGKPPVEPVTLKILVAGGFGVGKTTLVGAVSEIKPLRTEELLSEAGRPLDDTRGVEGKRTTTVAMDFGRITLREDLVLYLFGTPGQDRFWFLWDELATGALGAVVLADTRRLEDCFAAVDYFERRSIPFVVGVNCFDGSARYPADAVRQALDLDSDVPVLLCDAREKETVKEVLIGVVEHAMTVGARRRQPATT, from the coding sequence ATGATCTTCGGGCGTTCTGAGCGCGGCAAGCCCCCCGTGGAGCCCGTCACGCTCAAGATCCTCGTGGCCGGCGGATTCGGCGTGGGCAAGACGACGCTCGTCGGCGCGGTCAGCGAGATCAAGCCCCTGCGCACCGAGGAGCTGCTCAGCGAGGCGGGCCGCCCGCTCGACGACACCCGGGGCGTCGAGGGCAAGCGCACCACCACGGTCGCCATGGACTTCGGCCGGATCACGCTCCGCGAGGACCTGGTGCTCTACCTCTTCGGCACCCCCGGGCAGGACCGTTTCTGGTTCCTGTGGGACGAGCTGGCGACCGGCGCTCTGGGTGCCGTCGTCCTCGCCGACACCCGCCGCCTGGAGGACTGCTTCGCCGCCGTCGACTACTTCGAGCGGCGCTCCATACCGTTCGTCGTGGGCGTCAACTGCTTCGACGGATCGGCCCGTTACCCGGCCGACGCCGTACGCCAGGCCCTCGACCTCGACTCCGACGTGCCTGTCCTGCTGTGCGACGCGCGCGAGAAGGAGACCGTCAAGGAGGTCCTCATCGGCGTCGTCGAGCACGCGATGACCGTGGGCGCGCGCCGCCGCCAGCCGGCCACCACCTGA
- a CDS encoding DUF742 domain-containing protein → MSPDGEGTQETHHWFDDDAGPVVRPYAMTRGRTTSAAQHRLDLIAVVVAEHRTGDPAADQTLSPEHVDIVGLCRDSPQSVAELAAELDLPIGVVRVLIGDLVDEELVHVTRPVPPAELPDESILRDVINGLRAL, encoded by the coding sequence ATGAGTCCTGACGGGGAGGGGACGCAGGAGACGCACCACTGGTTCGACGACGACGCCGGACCGGTGGTTCGCCCGTACGCCATGACACGCGGCCGCACCACCAGCGCGGCCCAGCATCGTCTCGACCTGATCGCGGTCGTCGTCGCGGAACACCGCACCGGCGACCCCGCCGCCGACCAGACGCTGTCCCCGGAGCACGTGGACATCGTCGGGCTGTGCCGCGACAGCCCTCAGTCGGTGGCCGAACTCGCCGCGGAACTCGACCTTCCGATCGGCGTCGTACGCGTCCTCATCGGAGATCTCGTCGACGAGGAACTCGTCCATGTGACCCGGCCCGTACCCCCTGCCGAGCTCCCGGACGAGAGTATTCTGCGCGACGTGATCAACGGTCTCAGGGCGCTCTGA
- a CDS encoding roadblock/LC7 domain-containing protein, whose product MTAPKAAAHTTANGGSGELNWLLDDLVERVASIRKALVLSGDGLPTGVSKDLTREDSEHLAAVASGFHSLAKGVGRHFEAGSVRQTVVELDDAFLFVTAAGDGSCLAVLSDSDSDVGLVAYEMTLLVKRVGVHLGTAPRTDLSAGG is encoded by the coding sequence ATGACCGCACCGAAGGCCGCCGCACACACCACCGCGAACGGCGGTTCCGGGGAGCTGAACTGGCTCCTGGACGACCTGGTGGAGCGCGTCGCCAGTATCCGCAAGGCGCTCGTGCTGTCCGGGGACGGCCTCCCGACCGGGGTCTCCAAGGACCTCACCCGGGAGGACAGCGAGCACCTCGCCGCCGTCGCCTCCGGCTTCCACAGCCTGGCCAAGGGGGTCGGCCGGCACTTCGAGGCGGGCAGCGTCCGCCAGACCGTCGTGGAGCTGGACGACGCCTTCCTCTTCGTCACGGCCGCCGGCGACGGCAGCTGTCTCGCCGTCCTGTCGGACTCGGACTCCGACGTCGGTCTCGTCGCGTACGAGATGACCTTGCTGGTCAAGCGGGTCGGCGTGCATCTGGGGACCGCGCCGCGCACCGATCTGTCCGCCGGCGGGTAG
- a CDS encoding lipid-transfer protein codes for MTDDVAVLGAGMHPWGKWGRGFVEYGTVAARAALADAGVDWRDVDSVVGADTVRGGYPGYVAGATFAKALGWQGARVASVYAACASGAQAVNAARTQILAGLADVVLVVGADAAPKGFFRPAGGDRHDDPDWLRFRVLGATNPAYFGLYARRRMAVHGDTLEDFAQVKVKNAAAGALNPNARYRKTVTAEEVAASAVVADPLRLLDICATSDGAAALVLCGMDFARKHGVRNPVRIRAVSTVTPTYPNTVLDLPDIATDSAAVVEPDGVPFRASIARAAYEEAGIGPEDLSLAEVYDLSTALELQWYEDLGLCDEGEAAKLLREGATAPGGRIPVNASGGLASFGEAVPAQAIAQVCELTWQLRGTAGARQVADARVGITANQGLFGHGSSVVAVR; via the coding sequence ATGACGGACGACGTGGCGGTGCTCGGCGCGGGCATGCACCCCTGGGGCAAGTGGGGGCGCGGCTTCGTCGAGTACGGGACGGTGGCGGCGCGGGCGGCGCTCGCCGACGCGGGCGTCGACTGGCGCGACGTGGACTCCGTCGTGGGCGCGGACACGGTGCGGGGCGGATACCCGGGCTACGTGGCGGGCGCGACGTTCGCGAAGGCTCTCGGCTGGCAGGGCGCGCGGGTCGCGAGCGTGTACGCGGCGTGCGCCTCGGGAGCCCAGGCGGTCAACGCGGCGCGTACGCAGATCCTCGCGGGGCTCGCCGACGTCGTGCTCGTGGTGGGTGCCGACGCCGCGCCCAAGGGGTTCTTCCGTCCCGCGGGCGGGGACCGGCACGACGATCCGGACTGGCTGCGGTTCCGGGTGCTCGGCGCGACCAATCCCGCGTACTTCGGTCTGTACGCGCGCCGGCGCATGGCCGTGCACGGGGACACGCTGGAGGACTTCGCGCAGGTCAAGGTGAAGAACGCGGCAGCGGGCGCGCTCAATCCGAACGCCCGGTACCGCAAGACGGTGACTGCCGAGGAGGTGGCCGCGTCGGCGGTCGTCGCCGATCCCCTGCGACTCCTGGACATCTGTGCCACGTCCGACGGGGCGGCCGCGCTCGTGCTGTGCGGCATGGACTTCGCGCGCAAGCACGGAGTGCGCAATCCGGTGCGGATCCGCGCGGTGTCGACGGTCACGCCGACGTATCCGAACACCGTGCTCGACCTCCCTGACATCGCCACCGACTCGGCCGCGGTCGTCGAGCCGGACGGCGTCCCCTTCCGCGCCTCGATCGCGCGGGCGGCGTACGAGGAAGCCGGGATCGGCCCCGAAGACCTCTCCCTCGCCGAGGTGTACGACCTGTCGACCGCTCTGGAGCTCCAGTGGTACGAGGATCTGGGGCTGTGCGACGAGGGCGAGGCGGCGAAGCTGTTGAGGGAGGGCGCGACGGCTCCCGGCGGGCGCATACCCGTGAACGCCAGTGGCGGCCTCGCGTCCTTCGGAGAGGCGGTCCCCGCGCAGGCCATCGCCCAGGTCTGCGAGCTGACGTGGCAGCTGCGCGGTACAGCGGGCGCCCGACAGGTGGCGGACGCGCGCGTGGGGATCACGGCGAATCAGGGACTGTTCGGCCACGGCTCGTCCGTCGTCGCGGTCCGCTGA
- a CDS encoding GGDEF domain-containing protein, with protein MPSWTDALRFAFQPVVNLTTGAVAALEILARPEVGDVLAQARRDPELDGRLAALAVRSAAQRETLLPLHVNVFAGTVADLGGLAALRDAVRDVGRLPWEVTVDIGPPFTHVPHRALLEGVTALRDEGFRVCADGVGDGDLPLRLLVDLAPDLVKLDSSLLSRPASVSAMRTLCEGLGALLAVEGVETELQCGAARDAGAQLAQGELFAPPSRLPAADVYVPALTPPVAAPPPSGPPVRQFVRPAALLPASASAGRVRALLTGSPDVSGVLLVDSAGAPVRSVQRDRFLLSLSGRYGHALYADRPAARHGDRPRTVGVDATAWEVLDVLADGERSRTADDVAVVDKRGRCVGIVRLADLVRALAESRVEEAAALNPLTRLPGSDSITGEVDRRIAQGRGFALSWLDIDGFKQVNDGAGFAAGDDLIREVGRSLERAASGTTRVGHIGGDDFLVLADPDGLDPLAAAVLDVPWAAGGRPVTLSLATVLCAAGSVADHRQAAASLAPLKQAAKALPGASWVIGRSGTPGHEVRRGVLSGAAPVAGAAWTGTGPRAEAESGRAAAG; from the coding sequence GTGCCTTCCTGGACGGACGCTCTCCGTTTCGCCTTCCAGCCGGTCGTCAATCTGACGACCGGAGCCGTGGCGGCCCTGGAGATACTCGCCCGTCCGGAAGTCGGCGACGTGTTGGCGCAGGCCCGGCGCGACCCCGAACTCGACGGCCGTCTGGCCGCGTTGGCGGTGCGCTCGGCGGCACAGCGGGAGACGCTGCTGCCGCTGCACGTCAATGTGTTCGCCGGGACGGTGGCGGATCTGGGGGGCCTCGCCGCGCTGCGGGACGCCGTCCGGGACGTGGGGCGGCTGCCCTGGGAAGTGACGGTCGACATCGGTCCCCCGTTCACCCACGTGCCGCACCGGGCGCTCCTGGAGGGGGTCACGGCCCTGCGCGACGAGGGCTTCCGGGTCTGCGCGGACGGCGTCGGTGACGGCGATCTGCCGCTGCGGCTCCTGGTCGACCTGGCGCCGGACCTCGTGAAGCTCGATTCGTCGCTGCTGTCGCGTCCCGCCTCGGTGAGTGCGATGCGGACGCTGTGCGAGGGACTGGGCGCGCTGCTGGCCGTCGAGGGCGTGGAGACGGAGTTGCAGTGCGGCGCCGCTCGGGACGCCGGGGCGCAGCTGGCACAGGGCGAGCTGTTCGCGCCGCCGTCGCGGCTGCCGGCGGCCGATGTGTACGTGCCGGCGCTCACTCCCCCGGTGGCGGCGCCGCCGCCTTCCGGGCCGCCCGTGCGCCAGTTCGTGCGGCCCGCCGCGCTGCTGCCCGCTTCGGCCTCGGCAGGGCGGGTACGCGCGCTGCTCACCGGGTCGCCCGACGTGTCCGGCGTGCTCCTGGTGGACTCGGCGGGCGCACCGGTGCGGTCGGTGCAGCGGGACCGCTTCCTGTTGTCGCTCTCGGGCCGCTACGGGCATGCGCTCTACGCCGACCGGCCGGCCGCCCGCCACGGTGACCGGCCACGCACGGTGGGCGTGGACGCCACCGCCTGGGAGGTCCTCGACGTACTCGCGGACGGCGAGCGCAGCCGTACGGCCGACGATGTCGCGGTCGTCGACAAGCGGGGGCGCTGCGTGGGCATCGTGCGACTCGCCGATCTCGTGCGCGCGCTGGCCGAGAGCCGCGTCGAGGAGGCGGCCGCGCTCAATCCGCTGACGCGACTGCCCGGTTCGGACTCGATCACGGGCGAGGTGGACCGGCGGATCGCGCAGGGGCGGGGGTTCGCCCTGAGCTGGCTCGACATCGACGGGTTCAAGCAGGTCAACGACGGTGCGGGGTTCGCCGCGGGTGATGATCTGATCCGTGAGGTGGGCAGGTCCCTGGAGCGGGCCGCGTCGGGCACGACCAGGGTGGGGCACATCGGGGGCGACGACTTCCTGGTCCTGGCCGATCCGGACGGGCTCGATCCGCTGGCGGCCGCGGTGCTCGACGTGCCGTGGGCGGCGGGAGGGCGGCCCGTCACGCTGTCGCTCGCGACGGTGCTGTGCGCGGCGGGCAGCGTCGCCGACCACCGGCAGGCGGCCGCGTCGCTGGCGCCGCTCAAGCAGGCCGCCAAGGCGCTGCCGGGGGCCAGTTGGGTCATCGGGCGGTCGGGCACTCCGGGGCACGAGGTACGGAGGGGTGTGCTGTCGGGGGCGGCCCCTGTGGCCGGGGCCGCATGGACGGGGACCGGGCCGCGCGCGGAAGCGGAATCGGGCCGGGCAGCCGCGGGATGA
- a CDS encoding hydantoinase B/oxoprolinase family protein, with product MTGWQFWIDRGGTFTDVVARHPDGRLLTHKLLSDNPARYRDPAVAAIGELLDSEGESGHARVDSVRMGTTVATNALLERKGERTALVVTRGFRDALRIAYQNRPRIFARRIELPEPLHERVIEVDERVDAHGAVLTPLDTDALEVSLRQAYEDGIRALAVVCMHSHLYPDHERRIGALAARIGFPQISLSSEVSPLMKLVPRGDTTVVDAYLSPVLRRYVQRVADQLAGVRLMFMQSNGGLTEAGQFRGKDAILSGPAGGIVGMARVSRLAGFDRVIGFDMGGTSTDVSHYAGEYERVFTTQIAGVRLRAPMLDIHTVAAGGGSVLHFDGSRYRVGPDSAGADPGPACYRGGGPLTVTDANVALGRIQPAHFPAVFGPDGDQPLDHTLVRDRFAALAREIRDRTGDDRAPEQVAEGYLQIAVANIANAVKRISVQKGHDVTRYALTTFGGAGGQHACRVADSLGIRTVLVPPMAGVLSALGIGLADTTAMREQSVEAPLEPSAMPHVHKTADDLESTARAELLAEDVPEDRIRVTRRAQLRYDGTDTTLTVELTDPDTMRASFEKRHRATYSFTLDRPLVVEALSVEATGLTAPPDLSALVPRSATPAAPETVSLHTGGTWRDVPLHRRDALPPGESVTGPAIIAESGSTTVVDDGWRAAVTDDGHLIMERAAVTESSDIGTAADPVLLEVFNNLFMSIAEQMGARLESTSQSVNIKERLDFSCALFDPDGSLVANAPHIPVHLGSMGTSVKEVIRRRGTRMRPGDSYAVNDPYHGGTHLPDVTVITPVFDTESERILFYVASRGHHAEIGGIAPGSMPAGSRTIEEEGILFDNWLLVEGGRFRETETLGLLTGGPYPSRNPRTNLADLRAQIAANQKGVDEVARMIDHFGLDVVQAYMKHVQDNAEEAVRRVVDALQDGEFAYETDSGAVIRVRVTVDREQRGATVDFTGTSPQLATNFNAPYAVVNAAVLYVFRTLVDDDIPLNDGCLRPLRIVVPPGSFLAPEPPAAVVAGNVETSQAITGALYAALGVQAEGSGTMNNVTFGNESHQYYETVASGSGAGDGFHGAPVVQTHMTNSRLTDPEVLEWRLPVLLEEFAVRRGSGGPGRWSGGDGAVRRLRFLEPMTVSTLSQHRRVPPYGMAGGGSGALGANSVEHPDGTVDRLAGSDSADVLPGDVLVIETPGGGGYGPPPPAGNDHSDSSEAGEETHDLRAF from the coding sequence GTGACAGGCTGGCAGTTCTGGATCGACCGAGGCGGCACGTTCACCGATGTCGTCGCCCGCCACCCCGACGGACGCCTGCTCACCCACAAGCTCCTGTCCGACAACCCCGCCCGCTACCGGGACCCCGCCGTCGCCGCGATCGGTGAACTCCTCGACAGCGAGGGCGAGTCGGGGCACGCCCGCGTCGACTCCGTCCGCATGGGCACCACCGTCGCCACCAACGCCCTCCTGGAACGCAAGGGCGAACGCACCGCCCTCGTGGTCACCCGGGGCTTTCGCGACGCCCTGCGCATCGCGTACCAGAACAGGCCCCGCATCTTCGCGCGCCGCATCGAACTGCCCGAACCGCTCCATGAACGGGTCATCGAAGTCGACGAGCGCGTCGACGCCCACGGCGCCGTCCTCACCCCCCTCGACACGGACGCACTCGAAGTGTCGCTGCGTCAGGCGTACGAAGACGGGATCAGGGCCCTGGCCGTCGTCTGCATGCACAGCCATCTGTACCCCGACCACGAGCGGCGGATCGGCGCCCTCGCGGCCCGGATCGGCTTCCCGCAGATCTCGCTCTCCAGCGAGGTCAGCCCCCTGATGAAGCTCGTGCCGCGCGGCGACACGACGGTCGTCGACGCCTACCTGTCGCCGGTCCTTCGCCGCTACGTCCAGCGGGTGGCGGACCAACTCGCCGGCGTGCGCCTGATGTTCATGCAGTCCAACGGTGGGCTCACCGAGGCCGGCCAGTTCCGCGGCAAGGACGCCATCCTGTCCGGACCCGCCGGTGGCATCGTCGGCATGGCCCGGGTGTCCCGCCTCGCCGGCTTCGACCGGGTCATCGGCTTCGACATGGGCGGTACGTCCACGGACGTGTCGCACTACGCGGGGGAGTACGAGCGCGTCTTCACCACGCAGATCGCCGGCGTGCGCCTGCGCGCCCCCATGCTCGACATCCACACCGTCGCGGCCGGCGGCGGGTCCGTCCTCCACTTCGACGGCAGCCGTTACCGCGTGGGCCCCGACTCCGCGGGCGCCGACCCGGGACCCGCCTGCTACCGCGGCGGCGGCCCGCTCACCGTCACCGACGCGAACGTGGCCCTCGGGCGCATCCAACCCGCTCATTTCCCCGCGGTGTTCGGCCCCGACGGGGATCAGCCTCTGGACCACACCCTCGTCCGGGACCGCTTCGCCGCGCTGGCCCGCGAGATCCGCGACCGCACCGGCGACGACCGCGCCCCGGAACAGGTCGCCGAGGGCTATCTGCAGATCGCCGTCGCCAACATCGCGAACGCCGTGAAGCGGATCTCCGTCCAGAAGGGCCACGACGTCACCCGCTACGCCCTCACCACGTTCGGCGGAGCCGGTGGCCAGCACGCGTGCAGGGTCGCCGACTCGCTCGGCATCCGCACCGTCCTCGTGCCGCCCATGGCCGGAGTCCTGTCCGCCCTCGGCATCGGCCTCGCCGACACGACCGCCATGCGCGAGCAGTCCGTCGAGGCACCGCTCGAACCGTCCGCCATGCCGCACGTCCACAAGACCGCCGACGACCTGGAGAGCACCGCCCGCGCCGAACTTCTCGCCGAGGACGTGCCCGAGGACCGTATCCGCGTCACCCGCCGGGCCCAACTGCGCTATGACGGGACCGACACCACGCTCACCGTGGAACTCACCGACCCCGACACGATGCGCGCCTCCTTCGAAAAGCGCCATCGCGCCACCTACTCCTTCACCCTCGACCGCCCTCTCGTCGTCGAAGCTCTCTCCGTCGAAGCAACCGGCCTCACCGCACCCCCCGATCTGTCCGCCCTCGTACCCCGCTCGGCCACCCCCGCCGCTCCGGAGACCGTCAGCCTCCACACCGGCGGCACCTGGCGCGACGTGCCCCTGCACCGACGCGACGCACTGCCGCCCGGCGAGAGCGTCACCGGACCCGCGATCATCGCCGAGTCCGGCTCCACGACGGTCGTGGACGACGGCTGGCGAGCGGCTGTGACGGACGACGGCCACCTGATCATGGAACGTGCGGCGGTCACGGAGAGTTCCGACATCGGCACGGCGGCCGACCCCGTACTCCTCGAAGTCTTCAACAACCTCTTCATGTCGATCGCCGAACAGATGGGCGCCCGCCTGGAGTCCACCTCCCAGTCGGTCAACATCAAGGAACGCCTCGACTTCTCCTGCGCCCTCTTCGACCCCGACGGCAGCCTCGTCGCGAACGCCCCCCACATCCCCGTCCACCTGGGATCCATGGGCACCAGCGTCAAGGAGGTCATCCGCCGGCGCGGCACGCGCATGCGGCCGGGGGACTCATACGCCGTCAACGACCCTTACCACGGGGGCACCCACCTCCCCGACGTCACCGTCATCACCCCGGTCTTCGACACGGAGAGTGAGCGGATCCTGTTCTACGTCGCCTCGCGCGGCCACCACGCGGAGATCGGCGGCATCGCCCCCGGCTCCATGCCCGCGGGCAGCCGCACCATCGAAGAGGAAGGCATCCTCTTCGACAACTGGCTGCTCGTCGAAGGGGGCCGCTTCCGCGAGACGGAGACCCTGGGCCTGCTCACCGGCGGCCCGTACCCGTCGCGCAACCCGCGGACCAACCTCGCCGACCTGCGTGCCCAGATCGCCGCCAACCAGAAGGGCGTCGACGAAGTCGCCCGCATGATCGACCACTTCGGGCTCGACGTCGTCCAGGCGTACATGAAGCACGTCCAGGACAACGCGGAGGAAGCGGTGCGCCGCGTCGTCGACGCACTGCAGGACGGCGAGTTCGCCTACGAGACCGACTCGGGCGCCGTGATCCGCGTCCGGGTCACCGTGGACCGCGAACAGCGCGGCGCGACGGTCGACTTCACCGGCACGTCACCACAGCTTGCCACCAACTTCAACGCGCCCTACGCCGTCGTCAACGCGGCCGTCCTGTACGTCTTCCGGACCCTCGTGGACGACGACATCCCCCTCAACGACGGCTGCCTGCGCCCCTTGCGCATCGTCGTCCCGCCCGGCTCGTTCCTCGCCCCCGAGCCGCCCGCCGCAGTCGTCGCCGGCAACGTGGAGACCTCCCAGGCCATCACCGGCGCCCTCTACGCGGCCCTGGGCGTCCAGGCCGAGGGCTCCGGGACGATGAACAACGTGACCTTCGGCAACGAGAGCCACCAGTACTACGAGACCGTGGCCTCGGGCTCCGGAGCCGGCGACGGCTTCCACGGAGCGCCCGTCGTGCAGACCCACATGACCAACTCGCGGCTGACCGACCCCGAGGTCCTCGAGTGGCGACTGCCCGTCCTGCTCGAGGAGTTCGCCGTGCGGCGCGGCAGCGGGGGCCCTGGACGGTGGAGCGGCGGCGACGGCGCCGTACGCCGCCTCCGCTTCCTCGAACCCATGACCGTGTCCACGCTCTCGCAGCACCGCAGGGTCCCGCCGTACGGCATGGCGGGCGGCGGGTCGGGGGCCCTGGGCGCCAACTCCGTGGAGCACCCCGACGGCACGGTCGACCGGCTCGCCGGCAGCGACTCGGCGGACGTGCTCCCCGGCGACGTACTTGTCATCGAAACCCCCGGAGGCGGCGGATACGGTCCGCCGCCGCCCGCCGGGAACGACCACAGCGACAGCAGTGAGGCAGGAGAAGAGACCCATGATCTTCGGGCGTTCTGA
- the glpK gene encoding glycerol kinase GlpK produces MPDNDVKYVAAIDQGTTSSRCIIFNHGGEIVAVDQREHRQIFPKPGWVEHDATEIWSKVQAVVAGALAKAGLRADDLSALGITNQRETTVLWDRATGRPVHNAIVWQDTRTSALCNELGGTDGQDRFREQTGLPLASYFSGPKAAWLLDNVPGLRARAERGEIAFGTIDSWLIWNLTGGTDGGVHVTDVTNAGRTMLMNLETLQWDQGILSAMNVPEAVLPEIRSSAEVYGTAVGQLSGVPVASALGDQQAAIFGQACYDTGTAKNTYGTGSFLLLNTGNRPVPSKHGLLTTMGYKIGSEAPVYCLEGSIAITGALVQWFRDQLGIIRTADEIETLAASVSDNGGAYIVPAFSGLFAPYWRSDARGVVTGLTRYVTKAHLARAVLEATSWQTREVVDAMYQDSGVQITTLKVDGGMTKNNLLMQHQADVLGVPVIRPRVSETTCLGAAYAAGLATGVWNDLDELKAHWQRDAEWTPAMDGATREREYRNWRKAVEKSFGWHDDEA; encoded by the coding sequence ATGCCCGACAACGATGTGAAGTACGTCGCCGCCATCGACCAGGGCACCACGTCGAGCCGTTGCATCATCTTCAACCACGGCGGGGAGATCGTCGCCGTCGACCAGCGCGAGCACCGGCAGATCTTCCCGAAGCCCGGCTGGGTGGAGCACGACGCCACCGAGATCTGGTCCAAGGTGCAGGCCGTGGTCGCCGGCGCGCTCGCCAAGGCCGGGCTGCGCGCCGACGACCTGAGCGCGCTCGGCATCACCAACCAGCGGGAGACGACGGTCCTCTGGGACCGGGCCACGGGCCGGCCCGTGCACAACGCGATCGTGTGGCAGGACACCCGTACGTCGGCCCTGTGCAACGAACTGGGCGGCACGGACGGGCAGGACCGGTTCCGCGAGCAGACCGGTCTGCCGCTCGCGAGCTACTTCTCCGGCCCCAAGGCGGCCTGGCTGCTCGACAACGTACCGGGGCTGCGTGCCCGCGCCGAGCGGGGCGAGATCGCGTTCGGCACCATCGACTCCTGGCTCATCTGGAACCTGACCGGCGGCACGGACGGCGGCGTGCACGTCACCGACGTCACCAACGCCGGTCGCACCATGCTGATGAACCTGGAGACGCTCCAGTGGGACCAGGGGATCCTGTCGGCGATGAACGTGCCGGAGGCGGTGCTTCCGGAGATCAGGTCGTCGGCCGAGGTCTACGGGACGGCCGTCGGCCAGCTCTCCGGGGTACCGGTCGCGTCCGCGCTCGGCGACCAGCAGGCCGCGATCTTCGGACAGGCCTGCTACGACACGGGGACGGCCAAGAACACGTACGGCACGGGCAGTTTCCTGCTGCTCAACACCGGGAACCGGCCCGTCCCCTCGAAGCACGGGCTGCTCACCACGATGGGGTACAAGATCGGCTCCGAGGCGCCGGTGTACTGCCTCGAAGGGTCGATCGCGATCACCGGCGCCCTGGTGCAGTGGTTCCGCGACCAGCTCGGGATCATCCGCACGGCCGACGAGATCGAGACGCTCGCGGCGAGTGTGAGCGACAACGGCGGCGCCTACATCGTGCCGGCGTTCTCGGGTCTGTTCGCGCCGTACTGGCGCTCGGACGCGCGCGGTGTCGTCACGGGGCTGACGCGGTACGTCACCAAGGCCCATCTGGCGCGGGCCGTCCTGGAGGCGACGAGCTGGCAGACGCGCGAGGTCGTCGACGCGATGTACCAGGACTCCGGCGTCCAGATCACGACGCTGAAGGTCGACGGCGGCATGACCAAGAACAATCTCCTGATGCAGCATCAGGCGGATGTCCTCGGAGTGCCGGTGATCCGGCCGCGGGTGTCGGAGACGACGTGCCTGGGCGCCGCGTACGCGGCCGGGCTCGCGACGGGGGTGTGGAACGACCTGGACGAGCTCAAGGCGCACTGGCAGCGCGACGCGGAGTGGACGCCGGCCATGGACGGCGCGACGCGTGAGCGCGAGTACCGCAACTGGCGCAAGGCCGTGGAGAAGAGCTTCGGCTGGCACGACGACGAGGCGTGA
- a CDS encoding MIP/aquaporin family protein: MSNGDIFVGEVIGTAILILFGAGVCAAVTLKHSKARASGWVVIAFGWGFGVLAGAYTAAPLSGGQLNPAVTIGIAVDTGKWDKVWVYLLGQMVGAMLGAVLAYLVYLAQFNANVASGSGEGEADDDGPTPTLGIFSTIPEINNPVANLITEIIATIALVLPILAFGLTKGLGESGTTALVVAFLVVGIGLSLGGPTGYAINPARDLGPRIVHSFLPIPNKGTSGWGYAIIPVAGPLIGGLLAGLIYNAAF; the protein is encoded by the coding sequence ATGAGCAATGGAGACATCTTCGTCGGTGAGGTCATCGGGACCGCGATCCTGATTCTGTTCGGCGCGGGCGTGTGCGCCGCGGTCACGCTCAAACATTCCAAGGCGAGAGCCTCGGGATGGGTCGTCATCGCGTTCGGGTGGGGCTTCGGCGTGCTGGCCGGCGCGTACACCGCCGCGCCGCTGTCGGGAGGCCAGCTCAACCCGGCGGTGACGATCGGCATCGCCGTGGACACCGGCAAGTGGGACAAGGTCTGGGTCTATCTGCTCGGTCAGATGGTCGGCGCGATGCTGGGCGCCGTGCTGGCCTATCTCGTCTATCTGGCCCAGTTCAACGCCAACGTCGCGTCGGGGTCCGGCGAGGGCGAAGCGGACGACGACGGGCCCACTCCGACACTCGGGATCTTCTCCACGATCCCCGAGATCAACAACCCCGTGGCCAACCTGATCACCGAGATCATCGCGACGATCGCCCTCGTGCTGCCCATCCTCGCGTTCGGGCTCACCAAGGGACTCGGGGAGTCCGGTACGACGGCACTCGTCGTGGCCTTCCTGGTCGTCGGGATCGGCCTCTCGCTCGGTGGGCCCACCGGGTACGCCATCAACCCGGCGCGCGACCTCGGTCCGCGCATCGTGCACTCGTTCCTGCCGATCCCCAACAAGGGCACATCCGGCTGGGGTTACGCCATCATCCCGGTGGCCGGGCCGCTGATCGGCGGCTTGCTGGCGGGGCTCATCTACAACGCGGCGTTCTGA
- a CDS encoding Zn-ribbon domain-containing OB-fold protein, whose translation MSRTRTPVVADWFTGEGEDFRLLGTRCSACASVFFPREDTFCRNPGCAGGELASLPLSRRGRVWSYTDSRYRPPAPYVSDPELPWQPYTLIAVELEAERLVVLGQAVPGVSVADLEVGMEVEVVPGVLDEDGDTTWTTWHWRPTGVAA comes from the coding sequence TTGTCGCGTACGCGTACACCTGTCGTGGCCGATTGGTTCACCGGGGAGGGAGAGGACTTCCGGCTGCTCGGCACGCGATGCTCGGCCTGCGCCTCGGTCTTCTTCCCCCGCGAGGACACCTTCTGCCGCAACCCCGGCTGCGCCGGAGGGGAGCTGGCCTCCTTGCCGCTCTCCCGGCGCGGCCGCGTCTGGTCGTACACGGACAGCCGGTACCGGCCTCCGGCACCGTACGTGTCCGATCCGGAACTTCCCTGGCAGCCCTACACGTTGATCGCTGTGGAGCTGGAGGCGGAGCGCCTGGTGGTGCTCGGGCAGGCGGTTCCCGGGGTCTCCGTGGCCGACCTGGAGGTTGGCATGGAGGTGGAGGTCGTGCCCGGCGTGCTCGACGAGGACGGGGACACGACCTGGACGACGTGGCACTGGCGGCCGACGGGGGTGGCGGCATGA